The following proteins are co-located in the Escherichia fergusonii ATCC 35469 genome:
- the bcsA gene encoding UDP-forming cellulose synthase catalytic subunit produces the protein MSIKYKPHYHKLLLLVIITLCIIFISLIEQPLTLYQQTFFSAIICLAVLLINFGKGRFITLFLMGIGILISSRYIFWRISTTLIWDKYPDIFFSLTLLIAEIYAWAVLLLGYFQVCFPLNRESLPLPADPTHWPSVDIFIPTYNEPLSVVQNTVYGALAMNWPEDKITIWLLDDGGRDAFRRFAEETGIRYVARSTHEHAKAGNINHALKLAKSEFVAIFDCDHIPSVSFLQRTMGWFLADEKLAMMQTPHHFFSPDPFERNLGKFRQKPNEGHLFYGLIQNGTDTWNASFFCGSCAVIRRKPLDEIGGIAVETVTEDAHTSLRLHRLGYSSAYLRYPLAAGLATETLSAHIGQRIRWARGMIQILRIDNPLLGKGLQLSQRLCYLSSMMHFLSGVPRLIFLCAPLCPIFFSVGLIDATVTDIMSYVLPYLFIVVLINSRIQGKYRHSFWNEIYEMVLAWYITLPTLVALIAPAKGRFNVTAKGGLIANKYVDWQISYPYVIFAILNLCGLIAGIIQVSELNGEAALLNTICLMWLVYNTIIIGATLAVSIEQKQVRVSPRIEVAFSGHLLLTNGTRHTCSVIDFSEGGLGITLHSRLGNRNIEKNKPMTLYLHTGDEECAIPVEIVHAFKNKIGLKILPMTHKEHIDYVRATFSRDNLWSDWHNSLPRDKILKSFLTICWVSLKGYYQFLLFLISPMKKK, from the coding sequence GTGAGTATAAAATATAAACCACATTATCATAAATTACTTCTGCTGGTTATTATAACGCTTTGTATAATCTTCATCTCGCTGATTGAGCAACCACTTACTCTTTATCAACAGACGTTTTTTTCTGCCATTATTTGTCTTGCGGTCCTGCTGATCAATTTTGGCAAAGGAAGATTTATTACGCTTTTCTTGATGGGTATCGGTATTTTGATCTCATCACGTTATATTTTCTGGCGGATTTCAACCACCTTAATATGGGATAAATATCCCGATATTTTCTTCTCGTTAACGCTACTGATTGCCGAGATCTATGCTTGGGCCGTGTTACTGCTGGGTTATTTTCAGGTTTGTTTCCCGCTTAACCGTGAGAGCTTGCCATTGCCAGCAGATCCAACACACTGGCCATCGGTGGATATTTTTATTCCAACCTATAATGAGCCGTTGTCAGTGGTGCAAAACACTGTTTATGGTGCATTAGCGATGAACTGGCCAGAAGATAAAATCACCATCTGGTTATTAGATGACGGAGGTAGAGACGCGTTTCGCCGTTTTGCCGAGGAAACAGGAATTCGTTATGTAGCCAGAAGCACTCATGAACACGCGAAAGCAGGAAATATTAATCATGCGTTGAAGCTGGCGAAGAGTGAATTTGTCGCTATTTTTGATTGCGACCATATTCCTTCGGTATCTTTTTTGCAGCGAACAATGGGCTGGTTTTTAGCCGATGAAAAACTGGCGATGATGCAAACGCCACACCATTTTTTCTCTCCTGATCCTTTTGAAAGAAATTTAGGGAAATTTAGACAGAAACCTAATGAAGGTCATCTGTTTTATGGCTTGATTCAAAATGGTACTGATACGTGGAATGCCTCGTTCTTCTGTGGCTCTTGCGCGGTTATCCGTCGTAAACCGTTGGATGAAATTGGTGGGATTGCCGTCGAAACGGTGACAGAAGATGCGCATACATCTCTGCGTTTGCATCGTCTTGGCTACAGTTCAGCGTATTTGCGCTATCCATTAGCTGCTGGTCTTGCAACTGAAACATTATCGGCACATATCGGGCAACGCATACGTTGGGCGCGCGGCATGATCCAAATTTTACGTATCGACAACCCGTTGTTGGGAAAAGGCCTGCAACTATCTCAGCGTCTGTGTTATCTCAGCAGTATGATGCATTTTTTGTCAGGCGTACCACGACTAATTTTTCTTTGTGCACCACTGTGCCCCATTTTTTTCTCCGTAGGGCTTATCGATGCTACTGTCACCGATATTATGTCCTATGTTTTGCCGTATCTGTTTATTGTGGTATTAATTAATTCACGGATTCAGGGTAAGTACCGCCATTCATTCTGGAATGAAATTTATGAGATGGTGCTGGCCTGGTATATTACGCTACCGACACTGGTGGCACTAATTGCCCCGGCGAAAGGGCGTTTTAATGTCACTGCCAAAGGTGGATTGATCGCCAATAAATATGTGGACTGGCAGATCTCATACCCATACGTTATTTTTGCTATTTTGAATCTATGTGGTCTGATAGCAGGCATAATTCAGGTTAGTGAGTTAAATGGTGAAGCGGCACTGTTAAACACAATATGTTTAATGTGGCTGGTATATAACACTATTATTATTGGCGCAACGCTGGCAGTTTCTATTGAGCAAAAGCAAGTGCGTGTTTCGCCTCGTATTGAGGTCGCGTTTAGTGGTCACTTGTTGCTGACGAATGGCACACGACACACTTGTTCGGTAATCGATTTTTCTGAGGGAGGATTAGGTATCACGCTTCATAGCAGGCTGGGTAATCGGAATATCGAAAAAAATAAACCAATGACTTTATATTTACATACTGGTGATGAGGAGTGCGCGATCCCTGTTGAAATTGTTCACGCGTTTAAAAATAAAATTGGTTTGAAAATATTGCCTATGACGCATAAAGAACATATCGATTATGTACGGGCAACTTTTTCGCGTGATAATCTCTGGAGTGACTGGCATAATAGCCTTCCTCGCGACAAGATTTTAAAAAGCTTTTTGACTATTTGTTGGGTTTCTCTAAAAGGTTATTACCAGTTCTTATTATTTTTAATTTCTCCGATGAAGAAGAAATGA
- the yedE gene encoding selenium metabolism membrane protein YedE/FdhT has translation MSSEATYMSWQQFKQAWLIKFWAPIPAVIAAGILSTYYFGITGTFWAVTGEFTRWGGQILQLFGVHAEEWGYFKIIHLEGSPLTRIDGMMILGMFGGCFAAALWANNVKLRMPRSRIRIMQAIVGGIIAGFGARLAMGCNLAAFFTGIPQFSLHAWFFAIATAIGSWFGARFTLLPIFRIPVKMQKVSAASPLTQKPDQARRRFRLGMLVFIGMLGWALLTAMNQPKLGLAMLFGVGFGLLIERAQICFTSAFRDMWITGRTHMAKAIIIGMAVSAIGIFSYVQLGVEPKIMWAGPNAVIGGLLFGFGIVLAGGCETGWMYRAVEGQVHYWWVGLGNVIGSTILAYYWDDFAPALATDWDKINLLKTFGPMGGLLVTYLLLFAALLLIIGWEKRFFRRAGVQSVKEIA, from the coding sequence CTGAGTTCAGAGGCTACATACATGTCATGGCAACAATTCAAACAAGCCTGGTTGATTAAATTCTGGGCGCCTATCCCTGCGGTCATCGCGGCCGGTATTCTCTCCACTTATTATTTTGGTATCACTGGCACCTTCTGGGCAGTCACTGGCGAATTTACCCGTTGGGGCGGTCAGATCCTGCAACTGTTTGGCGTACATGCCGAAGAGTGGGGATACTTTAAAATTATCCATCTCGAAGGCTCGCCATTAACCCGTATCGACGGGATGATGATCCTCGGTATGTTTGGCGGTTGTTTTGCCGCAGCTCTCTGGGCTAACAACGTTAAATTACGTATGCCACGTAGCCGTATTCGCATTATGCAAGCCATTGTCGGTGGCATAATTGCCGGGTTTGGCGCACGTCTGGCGATGGGCTGTAACCTCGCCGCGTTCTTTACCGGCATTCCACAGTTCTCGCTACATGCCTGGTTCTTTGCCATTGCCACCGCTATCGGCTCATGGTTCGGGGCGCGCTTTACCCTGTTACCCATTTTCCGTATTCCGGTAAAAATGCAGAAAGTCTCTGCCGCATCGCCATTAACCCAAAAACCTGATCAGGCGCGACGTCGCTTCCGCCTTGGGATGTTGGTCTTTATCGGTATGCTTGGCTGGGCGCTATTAACGGCGATGAATCAACCAAAACTGGGGCTGGCGATGCTGTTTGGCGTCGGTTTTGGTTTGCTGATTGAACGTGCGCAAATCTGCTTTACTTCCGCCTTCCGCGATATGTGGATCACCGGTCGCACACATATGGCAAAAGCGATCATTATCGGTATGGCGGTGAGTGCGATTGGTATTTTTAGTTATGTGCAGTTGGGTGTAGAACCGAAAATCATGTGGGCAGGTCCTAACGCAGTGATCGGTGGTTTACTGTTTGGGTTTGGTATTGTGCTGGCGGGTGGCTGCGAAACGGGCTGGATGTATCGCGCCGTGGAAGGTCAGGTGCATTACTGGTGGGTCGGTCTTGGCAACGTCATCGGCTCTACGATTCTGGCTTATTACTGGGATGATTTTGCCCCTGCACTGGCAACCGACTGGGACAAAATCAACCTGCTAAAAACCTTTGGTCCGATGGGCGGCCTGTTGGTGACTTATTTGTTACTGTTTGCAGCGCTGCTGCTGATTATCGGTTGGGAAAAACGCTTCTTCCGTCGTGCTGGCGTGCAAAGCGTTAAGGAGATTGCATGA
- the yedF gene encoding sulfurtransferase-like selenium metabolism protein YedF, which translates to MKNIVPDYRLDMVGEPCPYPAVATLEAMPQLKKGEILEVVSDCPQSINNIPLDARNHGYTVLDIQQDGPTIRYLIQK; encoded by the coding sequence ATGAAAAACATCGTTCCTGATTATCGTCTTGATATGGTTGGCGAACCTTGCCCATATCCGGCGGTCGCTACCCTTGAAGCCATGCCGCAGTTAAAAAAAGGCGAAATTCTTGAAGTGGTGAGCGACTGTCCACAGTCGATCAATAACATCCCACTGGATGCCCGCAATCACGGCTATACCGTGCTCGACATCCAACAAGATGGCCCGACCATTCGCTATTTAATTCAAAAATGA
- a CDS encoding GGDEF domain-containing protein, giving the protein MFKYKNKAAGISVLCFVFISAITCTLYTENVKSKINAVKTAIVDNGLSVANVSEYRRAVATNLLDKINSNPEDFLNHIRQSYAEQPAPGYLYDIGPFFINNDHCINITMKGGDYCKEIMTAFKVNNHHQIGIIKFSGKGYAYYQHPVGYRMSLIFVVDPERYLSLMKLQTEKRQDLFISLYDINDNEKRIAGDDFLISDSIFPMSASTRALSYVPDMMFIVAYKKSKYFAICFILIAISAVITWLIYHYHVKLLSKILYRGQLEKEAILSNQFHEIRGENIFFSPSEINMIRDIYDFGAYDSLTRASVRRIFDSDINDLSENFGFLCLFDVDKFKVINDKFGHLFGDEVLIKLVGLIKEQLPCDKGDVYRFGGDEFAIIYRDNDLNALLHMLSHIVRFRMGGLNCSCSIGIASTEECGNNIERLKVMADERLYKSKKNGRAQITWQ; this is encoded by the coding sequence ATGTTTAAGTATAAGAATAAAGCAGCAGGTATTAGTGTGCTATGTTTTGTTTTTATATCAGCGATAACATGTACGCTATATACTGAAAATGTTAAGAGTAAAATAAACGCCGTAAAAACGGCTATTGTGGATAATGGTCTTTCTGTTGCCAATGTGTCAGAATATCGGCGTGCTGTCGCGACGAACTTATTAGATAAAATTAATTCTAACCCAGAAGATTTTTTGAACCACATTCGGCAAAGTTATGCAGAGCAACCTGCTCCTGGCTATTTGTATGATATAGGTCCATTTTTTATTAATAATGATCATTGTATCAATATTACCATGAAAGGTGGTGATTATTGCAAAGAAATAATGACTGCTTTCAAAGTTAATAATCACCACCAGATTGGTATTATTAAATTTTCTGGAAAAGGATATGCCTATTATCAACACCCGGTGGGTTACAGAATGTCATTAATATTCGTTGTTGATCCTGAACGTTATCTTTCGCTGATGAAATTACAGACAGAAAAAAGACAGGATTTATTTATCTCATTATATGATATCAACGATAATGAGAAACGAATAGCGGGAGACGATTTCTTAATTAGCGACTCTATTTTCCCCATGTCTGCCTCTACACGTGCCTTATCGTATGTTCCTGACATGATGTTTATTGTGGCCTACAAAAAAAGTAAATATTTCGCCATCTGTTTTATTTTGATTGCAATCTCAGCCGTGATTACATGGTTGATTTATCATTATCATGTCAAATTATTAAGCAAAATTCTCTATCGCGGACAACTTGAAAAAGAGGCAATTTTATCAAATCAATTTCATGAGATTAGAGGTGAAAATATATTTTTCTCACCAAGCGAAATTAATATGATCCGCGATATTTATGATTTTGGTGCCTATGACAGCCTCACTCGTGCTTCTGTGCGTCGTATTTTCGATAGTGATATTAACGACTTGAGTGAAAATTTCGGCTTTTTATGTTTGTTTGATGTGGATAAATTTAAAGTCATCAATGATAAATTTGGTCATTTGTTTGGTGATGAAGTGCTGATTAAACTGGTAGGTCTGATTAAAGAACAATTACCATGTGATAAAGGCGATGTTTATCGTTTTGGTGGCGATGAGTTTGCAATTATCTACCGCGATAATGATTTAAACGCCTTGCTACACATGCTTAGTCATATTGTCAGATTCAGGATGGGGGGCTTGAATTGTAGTTGCAGTATTGGCATCGCCAGTACTGAGGAGTGTGGCAACAATATTGAACGACTGAAAGTGATGGCAGATGAACGGTTATACAAAAGTAAGAAGAACGGCAGGGCACAGATTACCTGGCAATAA
- the amyA gene encoding alpha-amylase, with product MKNPTLLQCFHWYYPEGGQLWPELAERADGLNDIGINMVWLPPAYKGASGGYSVGYDSYDLFDLGEFDQKGTIPTKYGDKAQLLGAIDALKRNNIAVLLDVVVNHKMGADEKEAIRVQRVNEDDRTQIDDEIIECEGWTRYTFPARAGKYSQFIWDFKCFSGIDHIENPNEDGIFKIVNDYTGEGWNDQVDDELGNFDYLMGENIDFRNHAVTEEIKYWARWVMEQTQCDGFRLDAVKHIPAWFYKEWIEHVQEVAPKPLFIVAEYWSHEVDKLQTYIDQVEGKTMLFDAPLQMKFHEASRMGRDYDMTQIFTGTLVEADPFHAVTLVANHDTQPLQALEAPVEPWFKPLAYALILLRENGVPSVFYPDLYGAHYEDVGGDGQTYPINMPVIEQLDELILARQRFAHGVQTLYFDHPNCIAFSRSGTDEAPGCVVIMSNGDDGEKTITLGENYGNKTWRDFLGNRQESVVTDENGEATFFCNGGSVSVWVIEEVI from the coding sequence ATGAAAAACCCCACACTTTTGCAATGCTTCCACTGGTATTACCCGGAAGGCGGTCAACTCTGGCCGGAACTGGCAGAACGCGCCGACGGTTTAAATGATATTGGTATCAATATGGTCTGGCTTCCCCCGGCTTATAAAGGCGCTTCAGGGGGATATTCCGTTGGCTACGACTCTTATGATCTGTTTGATTTAGGTGAGTTTGATCAAAAAGGCACCATTCCTACCAAATATGGTGATAAAGCGCAGCTGCTTGGCGCGATCGATGCCCTGAAACGTAACAATATTGCCGTCTTGCTGGATGTGGTAGTGAATCACAAGATGGGCGCGGACGAAAAAGAAGCGATTCGTGTTCAGCGAGTCAACGAAGATGATCGCACGCAAATTGATGATGAAATTATCGAATGCGAAGGCTGGACGCGTTATACCTTCCCTGCCCGTGCAGGAAAATATTCGCAATTCATTTGGGATTTCAAATGCTTTAGTGGCATTGACCATATCGAAAACCCCAATGAAGATGGCATTTTTAAAATCGTTAATGACTACACCGGAGAGGGCTGGAACGATCAGGTTGATGATGAATTGGGTAATTTCGATTACCTGATGGGCGAGAATATCGATTTTCGCAATCATGCGGTCACGGAAGAGATCAAATACTGGGCGCGTTGGGTCATGGAACAAACGCAATGTGATGGTTTTCGTCTCGACGCGGTAAAACATATTCCCGCCTGGTTTTATAAAGAGTGGATTGAACACGTGCAGGAAGTCGCGCCAAAACCGCTGTTTATTGTGGCGGAATACTGGTCGCACGAGGTCGATAAACTGCAAACGTATATTGATCAAGTGGAAGGTAAAACCATGCTGTTTGATGCGCCGCTGCAAATGAAATTTCACGAAGCATCTCGCATGGGGCGTGACTACGATATGACACAGATTTTCACGGGTACGCTGGTGGAAGCAGATCCTTTCCATGCCGTTACCCTGGTGGCAAACCACGATACTCAGCCATTACAGGCACTGGAAGCCCCCGTAGAACCGTGGTTTAAGCCGCTGGCCTATGCCCTGATATTGCTGCGAGAAAACGGTGTACCTTCGGTGTTCTACCCTGATCTTTACGGTGCTCATTACGAAGATGTCGGCGGTGATGGACAAACGTATCCGATTAATATGCCCGTTATTGAGCAACTGGATGAGTTAATTCTCGCCCGCCAGCGGTTTGCCCATGGCGTACAGACACTCTATTTTGATCATCCGAACTGTATCGCCTTTAGCCGTAGCGGCACCGACGAAGCTCCGGGATGTGTGGTGATAATGTCGAACGGCGACGATGGCGAAAAAACCATTACTCTTGGTGAAAATTACGGCAATAAAACCTGGCGAGATTTCCTCGGTAATCGACAAGAGAGTGTGGTGACCGATGAAAACGGCGAAGCAACGTTTTTTTGCAATGGCGGTAGCGTCAGTGTGTGGGTTATTGAAGAGGTGATTTAA
- the bcsB gene encoding cellulose biosynthesis cyclic di-GMP-binding regulatory protein BcsB has translation MLRKLFCIYALAMGITLLPVAAATPSTTSSSSTQDEISREVKLSFAQISPLGKMKLNGVNPHGTIEFGMRSDEVATKALLNLEYTPSPSLLPVQSQLKIYLNDELMDVLPITSEQLGKKSHARVTLNPLYMKDFNRVRVEFVGHYRQACENLTNSSLWVDVSGNSGLELRWQKIPLQNDLAFFPIPFFDSHDEGPTIIPMVFAGSPASEQQQAAAIVASWFGSRSAWRGQQFPVHYNQLPSSNAIVFATNDNRPDFLNNYPAVDAPVVGMMTHPAYPQHKLLLILGRDDQDLLMAAKGIAQGNILFRGERVVVKDVKQLAARKPYDAPNWVRTDRPITFAELKTWEGQLQSSGVDSAAIDVALNLPPDLFLLRNSGIDMHLKYRYTAPPVVDGAQMDISLNNQFLQSVPLNDHAQRQVLRLPLLQELLDDHPEVPVSALKPGETNRLRFNFEFKNALPERADKRCMNYRMIENHAVIADDSTIDFSKYHHFLAMPDLRVFAHTGFPFSRMADLSETLVLMPKAPDEAPVSTLLNTVALIGAHTGFPAINLTVTDDSRAIERRDADILLIGALPENLKDANNIALKQTQTTLSSSAAMALVIGFESPWHEKRSVVALLAENAQDYQLLNNALNDSTKRAGISGSLAIIRDSGVESLRSGDIYYVGHLPWYERLQYTLANHPVLLAVMAASSVMLLAWVLWRILRIISRRRLNPGQE, from the coding sequence ATGCTAAGAAAACTTTTTTGCATCTATGCACTGGCAATGGGAATAACGTTACTGCCAGTGGCAGCTGCTACACCGTCAACAACGAGTAGTTCTTCAACTCAGGATGAAATTTCACGCGAGGTAAAACTCTCCTTTGCGCAAATCTCGCCTTTGGGAAAAATGAAGCTCAATGGGGTAAATCCGCATGGCACCATTGAGTTCGGAATGCGTAGTGACGAGGTAGCAACAAAAGCGTTGCTTAACCTTGAATATACGCCATCGCCTTCACTATTGCCTGTTCAGTCGCAACTCAAAATCTATCTCAATGATGAGTTGATGGATGTATTGCCGATTACATCGGAGCAACTGGGGAAAAAATCGCATGCCAGGGTAACGCTTAACCCACTGTATATGAAAGACTTCAACCGTGTGCGAGTGGAGTTCGTTGGCCATTATCGACAAGCTTGTGAGAACCTGACCAACAGTAGCCTGTGGGTGGACGTTTCAGGGAATAGTGGGCTGGAGCTTCGTTGGCAAAAAATTCCCCTACAGAACGACTTAGCTTTTTTCCCGATACCGTTTTTCGATTCCCATGATGAGGGACCCACAATTATACCGATGGTATTTGCCGGATCACCTGCCAGCGAACAGCAGCAGGCTGCCGCTATTGTTGCCTCATGGTTTGGCTCACGCTCCGCCTGGCGTGGGCAACAATTTCCTGTACATTACAATCAGCTGCCATCCAGTAATGCTATCGTTTTTGCCACTAACGATAATCGCCCGGACTTTCTCAACAATTACCCGGCAGTAGATGCACCGGTGGTCGGGATGATGACGCATCCTGCTTATCCGCAACATAAATTATTGCTGATCCTGGGGCGTGATGATCAGGATCTACTGATGGCGGCGAAGGGGATTGCTCAGGGCAATATATTATTCCGTGGCGAAAGGGTGGTCGTTAAAGATGTCAAACAGCTGGCAGCACGAAAGCCATACGATGCGCCAAATTGGGTACGTACTGATCGTCCAATTACGTTTGCCGAGCTGAAAACCTGGGAAGGGCAGTTACAGTCCAGTGGCGTGGATTCTGCGGCAATTGATGTGGCACTGAATTTACCGCCAGATCTCTTTTTATTGCGCAACAGTGGTATCGATATGCACCTTAAATATCGGTACACCGCTCCGCCGGTGGTCGATGGTGCGCAGATGGATATCAGCCTGAACAACCAGTTTCTGCAATCCGTACCCTTGAACGACCATGCGCAACGTCAGGTGTTGCGTTTACCGCTTTTACAAGAATTACTTGATGATCATCCTGAAGTACCCGTATCTGCGCTAAAACCAGGGGAAACTAATCGTCTGCGTTTTAACTTCGAGTTTAAAAATGCGTTGCCAGAACGGGCAGATAAGCGCTGTATGAATTATCGGATGATTGAGAATCATGCGGTAATTGCTGATGACTCGACGATCGATTTCTCTAAGTACCATCACTTTTTGGCAATGCCAGATTTACGGGTGTTTGCACACACGGGGTTTCCGTTCAGCCGGATGGCGGATCTCTCAGAAACGCTCGTTCTGATGCCAAAAGCGCCAGACGAAGCGCCGGTGTCCACGCTGTTAAATACGGTTGCGTTAATCGGAGCACACACCGGGTTTCCTGCTATCAATCTCACGGTAACGGATGATAGTCGTGCTATTGAACGCAGAGATGCGGATATTTTGCTTATTGGCGCACTTCCGGAGAATCTGAAAGACGCTAACAATATTGCACTTAAACAAACTCAGACAACGCTTAGCTCCTCCGCTGCGATGGCATTGGTGATAGGATTTGAGTCCCCGTGGCACGAAAAGCGCAGTGTAGTGGCGTTACTGGCAGAGAATGCTCAGGATTATCAGTTGCTTAATAATGCTCTGAATGACAGCACAAAACGCGCCGGGATATCTGGTTCGTTGGCGATTATTCGTGATTCAGGCGTTGAAAGTCTGCGGTCGGGCGATATTTACTATGTTGGTCATTTGCCATGGTATGAGCGGCTGCAGTATACCCTGGCGAATCATCCTGTTTTACTGGCGGTGATGGCTGCGAGTAGTGTGATGCTACTGGCATGGGTGTTGTGGCGAATACTGCGCATTATCAGCCGTCGCCGTTTGAATCCGGGGCAGGAGTAA
- the yedD gene encoding lipoprotein YedD → MKKLAIAGALMLLAGCAEVENYNNVVKTPAPDWLAGYWQTKGPQRSLVSPEAIGSLIVTKAGDTLDCRQWQRVIALPGKLTLMSDDLTNVTVKRELYEIERDGNTIEYDGMTMERVDRPTAECAAALAKAPLPTPLP, encoded by the coding sequence ATGAAAAAACTCGCAATTGCAGGCGCACTTATGCTGTTGGCTGGCTGTGCCGAAGTCGAAAATTATAACAATGTCGTGAAAACTCCCGCGCCCGACTGGCTGGCAGGATACTGGCAAACCAAAGGGCCACAACGCAGCCTGGTTAGCCCGGAAGCGATAGGGAGTCTGATTGTCACCAAAGCGGGCGATACGCTGGATTGTCGTCAGTGGCAGCGGGTGATTGCTTTACCTGGTAAGCTGACGCTGATGTCTGATGATCTCACCAATGTCACCGTGAAACGTGAACTGTATGAGATTGAGCGAGATGGCAACACGATTGAATATGACGGCATGACGATGGAACGCGTGGATCGTCCAACCGCAGAGTGTGCAGCGGCCCTGGCAAAAGCGCCATTGCCGACGCCACTGCCGTAA
- the fliT gene encoding flagella biosynthesis regulatory protein FliT, translating to MTSPVEFISRWQRVALLSQSLLELAERGEWNLLLEQEVTYLQGIEAVMQSQTPPKMAPGIQEMITGYISQALNNEQKIKGLLQLRLDELSGLIGQSTRQKSINHAYGHLSGMLLVPKAPFVQQ from the coding sequence ATGACCTCACCCGTGGAGTTTATTAGCCGTTGGCAGCGAGTGGCGCTGCTAAGCCAGTCGTTGCTGGAGCTTGCTGAACGTGGTGAATGGAACCTGCTTCTGGAACAGGAAGTTACCTATCTACAAGGGATTGAAGCAGTCATGCAATCACAAACTCCACCTAAAATGGCACCGGGTATCCAGGAGATGATCACCGGCTATATCAGCCAGGCGCTCAATAATGAGCAAAAGATTAAAGGGTTGCTGCAACTGCGCCTGGACGAACTTAGTGGCCTGATAGGCCAATCGACACGCCAAAAATCCATCAACCATGCCTATGGCCATCTGTCGGGAATGTTGTTGGTGCCGAAAGCGCCCTTCGTCCAACAATAA